The following are encoded in a window of Stigmatella erecta genomic DNA:
- a CDS encoding glycerophosphodiester phosphodiesterase: MLLLAHRGASADAPENTLEAFAEAVKQGADGVELDAMVCGSGEVVVCHDERLDRLARLPWEVRTTPYWKLRRADVGSPLGFAPARIPLLEEVVAALPSHFLINIELKCDRFNDGGLADKVAELITREGLAGRVVVSSFNPWCLFRFAAAAPSLRRGFLIDPDKPWSPQAYLMNPLVSSHSVHPFHEACTPERVAAWKAAGLRVAVWTVDDPARARALEAMGVSYLITNRPRGVREGLKRAA; this comes from the coding sequence ATGCTCCTGCTTGCCCACCGAGGCGCCAGCGCCGACGCTCCCGAGAACACCCTGGAGGCCTTCGCCGAGGCGGTGAAGCAGGGCGCGGACGGGGTGGAACTGGATGCCATGGTGTGCGGCTCCGGCGAGGTGGTGGTCTGCCACGATGAGCGGCTGGACCGGCTGGCCCGGCTGCCCTGGGAGGTGCGCACCACGCCCTACTGGAAGCTCCGGCGGGCGGATGTGGGCAGCCCCCTGGGCTTCGCCCCCGCGCGGATTCCGCTCCTGGAGGAGGTGGTGGCGGCGCTGCCCTCGCACTTCCTCATCAACATCGAGCTCAAGTGCGACCGCTTCAACGACGGGGGGCTCGCGGACAAGGTGGCGGAGCTCATCACCCGGGAGGGGCTGGCCGGACGGGTGGTGGTGTCCAGCTTCAACCCCTGGTGCCTGTTCCGGTTCGCCGCCGCGGCGCCCTCGCTGCGCCGGGGTTTCCTCATTGATCCGGACAAGCCCTGGAGCCCCCAGGCGTACCTGATGAACCCGCTGGTGTCCTCGCACTCGGTGCACCCCTTCCACGAGGCCTGCACCCCGGAGCGGGTGGCAGCCTGGAAGGCCGCGGGCCTGCGCGTGGCGGTGTGGACGGTGGATGACCCGGCGCGGGCCCGGGCCCTGGAGGCGATGGGGGTGTCCTACCTCATCACCAACCGCCCCCGCGGCGTGCGCGAGGGCCTGAAGCGCGCGGCCTAG
- a CDS encoding twin-arginine translocase TatA/TatE family subunit translates to MGLGLGEFIVLGFVLMVVFSASRMGQLGNAMGKFVYSFRKASKGEDFVDVKPLPPSRRGTIDADYTDSKKN, encoded by the coding sequence ATGGGGCTGGGCCTTGGAGAATTCATCGTCCTTGGGTTTGTGCTGATGGTGGTGTTCTCCGCCTCGCGCATGGGCCAGCTTGGCAACGCCATGGGCAAGTTCGTCTACTCGTTCCGCAAGGCCTCCAAGGGGGAGGACTTCGTGGACGTGAAGCCCCTGCCCCCCTCGCGCCGCGGCACCATCGACGCGGACTACACCGACTCCAAGAAGAACTAG